In one window of Desulfonatronum thioautotrophicum DNA:
- a CDS encoding TRAP transporter small permease — MAKKILHILDNLERYICQVLLAFFVTILFAQITLRAVFSVVLPWSEEISRFSFVWFVFFGASYAARLSAHNRVTLQFKLFRPEVGKYSQIFTDLIWIGFNLTMIHESIKVINNMKIFAFHSPALGWNMAHVYYIFPISFALMTLRIIQVNYIKHVLKEDIGDVDKVDPEEMKHLAEKPGT; from the coding sequence GTGGCCAAGAAAATACTGCACATCTTAGACAATCTGGAGCGCTACATCTGTCAGGTACTCCTAGCGTTTTTTGTCACCATTCTCTTTGCACAAATAACCTTACGCGCCGTGTTCAGCGTTGTTTTGCCCTGGAGTGAGGAAATTTCCCGCTTCTCTTTCGTCTGGTTCGTTTTTTTCGGAGCCTCTTATGCGGCCAGGCTGTCGGCCCATAACCGGGTCACCCTGCAGTTCAAACTGTTTCGGCCGGAGGTCGGCAAGTATTCCCAGATATTCACGGACCTGATCTGGATCGGCTTCAATCTGACCATGATTCATGAAAGCATCAAGGTCATCAACAACATGAAGATTTTTGCCTTCCATTCCCCGGCATTGGGATGGAACATGGCCCATGTCTACTACATCTTTCCCATCAGTTTTGCCCTGATGACCTTGCGCATCATTCAGGTCAACTACATAAAGCACGTTCTCAAAGAGGACATTGGCGACGTTGACAAGGTGGATCCCGAGGAAATGAAGCATCTGGCCGAGAAGCCGGGCACCTAA
- a CDS encoding TRAP transporter substrate-binding protein: MFRKLTILAASILLVCLMGPQSALATQTINLGIGDLLDSDQGKLAQRFKEIVGELSDGEIDVQLFPGGTLGTEQEMLQNVRSGVLDVAIVSTGTLASFVPHFAALHYPYLIESKDEAIRVTTGYLGSYWNDIGKSRGGFEILGWAHSGFRYLTNSRRPVCTLEDLKGLKIRVPQNRITLATFTAWGAKPVPMAWEETYTSLQQGVIDGQEAPYVPFLEVQKFITQTHYQYKLSPMVIGTGTLAKLGETTRNILTRAGLEAQQYHQVHKIHEAENALQRARDMGIEICSLEDEDTWKEITREKVWPQFYDSVGGKLVIDTILLNIGKL, encoded by the coding sequence GTGTTCAGGAAATTGACCATTCTGGCCGCATCCATACTGCTGGTGTGTCTCATGGGACCGCAAAGCGCCCTGGCCACGCAAACCATCAATCTCGGCATCGGCGACCTCCTGGATTCGGACCAGGGCAAACTGGCCCAGCGGTTCAAGGAAATTGTCGGCGAACTCTCGGACGGGGAGATCGACGTGCAGCTGTTTCCCGGCGGCACACTGGGGACGGAACAGGAAATGCTGCAAAACGTTCGCTCCGGCGTTCTGGATGTGGCCATTGTGAGCACGGGCACCCTGGCATCCTTCGTGCCCCACTTCGCGGCCCTGCACTACCCCTATCTGATCGAGAGCAAGGACGAGGCCATCAGGGTCACCACGGGCTATCTCGGCAGCTACTGGAACGACATCGGCAAAAGCAGGGGCGGATTCGAGATCCTGGGCTGGGCCCACTCCGGCTTCCGGTATCTGACCAACTCGCGGCGTCCTGTCTGCACCCTGGAGGATCTGAAGGGGTTGAAGATCCGCGTCCCCCAGAACAGGATCACCCTGGCCACGTTCACCGCCTGGGGCGCCAAGCCGGTGCCAATGGCCTGGGAGGAAACATACACCTCGCTGCAGCAGGGCGTGATTGACGGCCAGGAGGCACCATACGTGCCGTTTCTTGAAGTCCAGAAGTTCATCACCCAGACGCATTACCAGTACAAGCTGTCCCCCATGGTGATCGGAACGGGAACGCTGGCAAAGCTGGGTGAGACAACGCGGAATATTCTGACCCGGGCCGGGCTGGAAGCCCAGCAGTACCATCAGGTGCATAAAATCCACGAAGCGGAAAATGCGCTGCAACGTGCACGGGACATGGGTATCGAAATCTGCTCGCTGGAAGACGAAGACACTTGGAAGGAAATTACCCGAGAAAAAGTCTGGCCCCAGTTTTACGACTCCGTCGGGGGCAAGCTGGTTATTGATACAATCTTGCTGAACATTGGGAAACTATAG